The window ACCGATTCGGAAGGCATCAGCGATACATCAGGTACTTCAGTCGGCGAGTTTGAAACTCTTCCAACTCTTCTTGGTAGGCCGCCTGCAACTGCTTCACCGAGTGACTACCCAGGATTCCTTCCGCTGTTTTCTGGCTGACCAACAAACGGTTCAGTGACTTCGTATTCCAATCATCGGGAGCAAGTTTCCTTAACGTCATGGCAATGGTTAGCGCGGTTTGCAACGGATCGAACTCAGCCCGCTGAGTCAGGATCACGTTCACTCCGCCACACTTTTCATTGGCAAATTTACTGGCGTTCGGAGTGAACTCGATCGGGACAAATCGCACCCCGCTCAATCCTTGTGCGTTCAGTTCACTCGCCAGTTCCAATGCGTCGATCCAGGGAGCACCGAAGTGTTCAAACGGTGTGTCCGTTCCCCGGCCTACGGACAAATTGGTCGTCTCCCACAATCCGATCGCCGGATAAAGGTAGGCCGCGTTGAGACTGCGCATATTGGGTGATGGATTGATCCACATCCGTCCGGTTTGATCAAACCCGGGGCGTCCTTCCCAACCCTCCATCGGAATGACTTGCAGATCCAGATCGAGTTCCCATTCCGCTTGGAACATTTTCGCCAGCTCACCAATCGTCATCCCATGCCGGACGGGAATGCGGTGGTAAGCGATGAACGACTCGCTTCCCTCATCGGTGATGGGACCTTGCACCTCCGTCCCGTTGATTGGATTGGGCCGATCCAAAACTACAAACCGAACATCATTCTCTGCCGCCGCCTTCATCACGCCACCCATCGTCGAGATGTA of the Rhodopirellula baltica SH 1 genome contains:
- a CDS encoding exo-beta-N-acetylmuramidase NamZ family protein; this translates as MFSLKSIMHHPCAVACLLAISLSISQSSVASAQVLAGIDVLQRDDFASLAGQKVGLITNHTGTNLTGASTVQLLDDSKDVDLVALFSPEHGFVGQLDQANIDDQQDSLTGLKVHSLYGKTRVPTAEMLEGIDTLVFDIQDIGVRFYTYISTMGGVMKAAAENDVRFVVLDRPNPINGTEVQGPITDEGSESFIAYHRIPVRHGMTIGELAKMFQAEWELDLDLQVIPMEGWEGRPGFDQTGRMWINPSPNMRSLNAAYLYPAIGLWETTNLSVGRGTDTPFEHFGAPWIDALELASELNAQGLSGVRFVPIEFTPNASKFANEKCGGVNVILTQRAEFDPLQTALTIAMTLRKLAPDDWNTKSLNRLLVSQKTAEGILGSHSVKQLQAAYQEELEEFQTRRLKYLMYR